The genomic stretch GGGTTCGTCAACATCGATACCCTGCTTCTCGGCGATGTCGCGGACGATATCGATGGGGAAACCGTAGGTGTCGTAGAGCTTGAAGGTGGTCTCGCCGGGAACGGTGATGCTGCCGGATTTCTTGAGTTCTGCCAGTTCCTCTTCAAGCATTTCCAGGCCCTTGTCGAGAGTCTTGGCAAATCCTTCTTCCTCGCCTTGGACCACTTCGATCATGAAGTCCTTGGACTCCTGCAACTCGGTGTAGTGATCGCCCATGTCTTCGACAACCTTGGACGCGGTCTTCCACAGGAAGGAACCTTCGAGGCCCATGAGCTTGCCGAAGCGGTAGGCGCGGCGAATGAGGCGGCGCAGGATATAGCCGCGGCCTTCATTAGAGGGCAGTACCTGATCGGGAATCAGAAAAGCGATGGCGCGGGAGTGGTCGGCAATGACCTGCAGGGCGGTGTCGATTTCCTCGTTTTCACGGTATTTCACACCGGCCATGTCGGCGGTGTACTGGATGATGGACTGAAAAAGATCGGTCTCGTAGTTGGAAGCAACGCCCTGACAGACGGCGGCGATACGCTCCAGGCCCATGCCTGTGTCGATGGAGGGGCGGGGCAGATCACTGCGCGTGCCGTCCTCGGCCTGGTCGTACTGCATGAACACGAGGTTCCAGATTTCGAGGTAGCGGTCGCAGTCGCACTTGCCAATGCCGCAGTCCGGGCCGCAGCCGACTTCTTCACCCTGGTCGAAGTGGACTTCGGAGCAGGGGCCGCAGGGGCCGGTATCGCCCATGGACCAGAAGTTGTCCTTTTCACCCAGTTTGTAGATGCGTTCTGCCGGAACACCGGCAACCTTTTTCCAGAGATCGCCTGCTTCGTCATCGTCATTATATATAGTAATGTACAGACGTTCCTTGTCGAGCTTCAACTCCTCGGTGAGGAATTCCCAACAGAACTTGATGGCGTCTTCCTTGAAGTAGTCGCCAAAGGAGAAGTTGCCGAGCATCTCGAAAAAGGTGTGGTGGCGGGCAGTGCGGCCAACGTTTTCGAGGTCGTTGTGCTTGCCGCCGACGCGCAGGCATTTCTGTGAAGTGGTGGCTCGGTTGTAATCGCGTTTTTCCTGTCCCAAAAAGAGCTTTTTGAACTGGACCATGCCCGCATTGGTGAACATCAGCGTCGGATCATCTTTCGGGATGAGCGGTGCGGACTCCACAATGGAGTGGCCATTTTTCTCAAAGTATTCAAGGAACCGTTTACGGATTTCAGCAGCATTCATTGGTTGTCTCTCCAAAAAAATAAATTTCCAGACAAAAACGCCCCGGGGAACCGACCCGAGGCGCCTTATCCAGTTTAAATAACCGTATTATTCGCCGGCATCTCCGGCCTCGGCATCAGGATCTTCCTTGAAGCCGAGGTGGATCATGAGCTTGTCCTCGATGGACTGGGCAAGCCCGGGGTTGTCCTGCAGCAACTGGCGGACATTTTCCTTGCCCTGTCCCAGTTTTTCCGAGCCGAAGGCAAACCAAGAGCCGGACTTGTCGATAATTCCATGCTCAACTCCCATGTCGATGATCTCGCCCATTCGCGAGACACCTTGTCCATAGAGTACGTCGACAAGAGCCTGACGGAAGGGCGGAGCAACCTTGTTCTTCACGACCTTGATTCGGGCGCGAATACCATAGGACTCTTCCTTGTCCTTGAGGGTCTGGATGCGACGGATGTCGAGTCGGCAGGATGCGTAGAATTTGAGCGCGTTACCGCCGGATGTCGTTTCCGGATTGCCGTAACCGGTCATGCCGATCTTCATGCGGATCTGGTTGATGAAGATGACGACGCAGTTGGATTTGTGGATGGTACCGGTCAATTTGCGCAGAGCATGGGACATCAGGCGCGCCTGTCCGCCGACCTGTGTCTCACCCATCTGGCCTTCAAGTTCGGCCTGGGGGATGAGAGCGGCAACGGAGTCGATGACAACGACGTCCATGGCACCGGAGCGGACCAGCAGGTCGGCAATTTCCAGTGCCTGCTCACCGTAGTCGGGCTGCGAAATAAGCAATTCGTCGGTTTTTACGCCGAGTCGCTTGGCGTAGCCGGGATCGAGTGCGTGCTCGGCATCGACAAATGCCGCATTGCCGCCAGCCTTCTGGGCTTCGGCAACGATATGCAGAGCGAGGGTTGTTTTACCCGATGACTCCGGACCGTAAATTTCGATCACGCGACCGCGTGGAACGCCGCCGATGCCAAGGGCCATGTCCAGGCCGATGGAACCAGTGGGAATATACGGAATGGAGTGCGATGCCTCGTCGTCGAGCCGCATGATGGACCCTTTGCCGAACTTACGTTCGATGGTGGTCAGAGCGG from Pseudodesulfovibrio profundus encodes the following:
- the recA gene encoding recombinase RecA yields the protein MARKAVDPEVLRKEALGTALTTIERKFGKGSIMRLDDEASHSIPYIPTGSIGLDMALGIGGVPRGRVIEIYGPESSGKTTLALHIVAEAQKAGGNAAFVDAEHALDPGYAKRLGVKTDELLISQPDYGEQALEIADLLVRSGAMDVVVIDSVAALIPQAELEGQMGETQVGGQARLMSHALRKLTGTIHKSNCVVIFINQIRMKIGMTGYGNPETTSGGNALKFYASCRLDIRRIQTLKDKEESYGIRARIKVVKNKVAPPFRQALVDVLYGQGVSRMGEIIDMGVEHGIIDKSGSWFAFGSEKLGQGKENVRQLLQDNPGLAQSIEDKLMIHLGFKEDPDAEAGDAGE